One Candidatus Methylomirabilota bacterium genomic window carries:
- a CDS encoding HIT family protein — protein sequence MSPVAGCLFCRIAGGEEPAAMVLEAPEVVVFLDHRPLFPGHCLVVPRRHVDTLGDLPPALTAPLFDTAAAVARAIEPALEAEGSFVAVNNRVSQSVPHLHVHVVPRRKGDGLRGFFWPRGHYASDAEREATRRRLAEAVARSA from the coding sequence GTGAGCCCCGTCGCGGGCTGCCTGTTCTGCCGGATCGCGGGCGGCGAGGAGCCGGCCGCGATGGTGCTGGAGGCGCCCGAGGTGGTGGTGTTCCTCGATCACCGCCCCCTGTTCCCCGGTCACTGCCTGGTCGTGCCGCGCCGGCACGTCGACACGCTCGGCGATCTGCCTCCGGCGCTGACCGCGCCGCTGTTCGACACCGCCGCGGCGGTGGCGCGCGCGATCGAGCCGGCGCTCGAGGCCGAGGGCTCCTTCGTGGCGGTGAACAACCGGGTGAGCCAGAGCGTGCCCCACCTGCACGTGCACGTGGTGCCCCGGCGCAAGGGCGACGGGCTGCGCGGCTTCTTCTGGCCCCGCGGCCACTACGCCTCGGACGCGGAGCGCGAGGCGACCCGGCGCCGGCTCGCCGAGGCGGTCGCCCGCTCCGCCTGA
- a CDS encoding succinate dehydrogenase/fumarate reductase iron-sulfur subunit, translated as MAVVLKVFRWTPGFRERIQRFWVPAREGMTVLDALVDAQRRLDPTLAFRYACRVGMCGSCAMVVNGRERWACRTLLKSLRTGIVTVRPLYHFPLIRDLVVDMAPLAEQNARVGGAFVPKEATPAAARIPAGAPERGRIDPAIECIGCGMCVSACTMVANDERFPGPAALNRLYTLQADSRDGAHEDRSAVMLSEDTLTRCHTEMNCTDVCPMGISPTASILALRRLAVRGLFR; from the coding sequence GTGGCGGTGGTCCTGAAGGTCTTCCGCTGGACGCCGGGCTTTCGCGAGCGGATCCAGCGCTTCTGGGTGCCCGCTCGCGAGGGCATGACCGTCCTCGACGCGCTCGTCGACGCGCAGCGACGGCTCGACCCGACGCTGGCCTTCCGCTACGCCTGCCGCGTCGGCATGTGCGGCTCCTGCGCGATGGTGGTGAACGGCCGGGAGCGCTGGGCGTGCCGCACGCTGCTCAAGAGCCTGCGCACCGGCATCGTCACGGTGCGGCCCCTCTACCACTTCCCGCTGATCCGGGACCTGGTGGTGGACATGGCCCCGCTGGCCGAGCAGAACGCGCGGGTGGGCGGCGCCTTCGTGCCGAAAGAGGCGACGCCCGCCGCCGCGCGCATCCCGGCCGGCGCCCCGGAGCGTGGGCGCATCGACCCGGCCATCGAATGCATCGGCTGCGGGATGTGCGTGTCGGCCTGCACCATGGTCGCCAACGACGAGCGCTTTCCGGGGCCGGCCGCGCTCAACCGGCTCTACACGCTGCAGGCGGACAGCCGGGACGGAGCCCACGAGGACCGCTCGGCGGTCATGCTGTCGGAAGACACGCTGACGCGCTGCCACACCGAGATGAACTGCACCGACGTGTGCCCGATGGGCATCTCGCCCACCGCATCGATCCTGGCCCTGCGCCGCCTCGCGGTGCGCGGGTTGTTCCGCTGA
- a CDS encoding succinate dehydrogenase yields MAKRPRRILRRRWATTEGWRGTRAGMWAWLVQRGAAVALLLVIALHLRNPFIRPVQAVLLGLVLLHALLGVRAILLDFGLPVRWHRSLLVLAVVVGAAIFAAFWGWRWS; encoded by the coding sequence ATGGCGAAGCGGCCGCGACGGATCCTGCGGCGCCGGTGGGCCACCACGGAAGGGTGGCGCGGGACCCGGGCCGGCATGTGGGCGTGGCTGGTCCAGCGCGGCGCCGCGGTGGCGCTGCTGCTGGTGATCGCGCTGCACCTCCGCAACCCGTTCATCCGGCCGGTGCAGGCGGTGCTGCTCGGCCTGGTGCTGCTGCACGCCCTGCTCGGGGTACGCGCGATCCTGCTCGACTTCGGCCTGCCGGTGCGATGGCATCGCAGCCTGCTGGTGCTGGCCGTCGTGGTCGGCGCGGCCATCTTCGCCGCGTTCTGGGGGTGGCGGTGGTCCTGA
- a CDS encoding FAD-binding protein gives MATESTVETLATDILVLGAGGAGLCAALHAADRSPRLTITVAVKGLLGRAGCTRMVQGGYNAVLRGPDSIDAHLVDTLQGGAWINDQELVWTLVNEAPGRLLELEGRYGCFFDRDPEGRIHQKPFAGQSHDRTIHKGDLTGIEIMNRLAEQVWRRPSIRPLEEHRAVELLRGEGGQVGGALLLDVRRGTFLLVRARAILLAMGGGPTMYKVVACSADKSSDGIALALRVGVRLRDMEMVQFHPTGLIVPNSLMTGALLEEGLRGAGGRLLNGRGERFMQRYDGARLERSTRDLVARACYTEVQQGRGTPNGGVWIDVSHLGAEVVERNFRGMVRRCRDFGRDLAREPVEVGPTAHFMMGGVVIDRACRTDTEGLFAAGEDSGGVHGANRLGGNGVAESTVFGGIAGDVMADYVVGRLLPQIPGPMVEEACGATTAPLERSEGESVYPLQARLRQVMWEHVGLIRTGEGLKLALSEIEDIGQRLDGIAIRGGGAYNVAWQDWLNLQNQATTAWLIARSALERTESRGSHYRRDFPDTASDAVTVLAGYEDGAGPKVWTEPVRYTRMKPAAGRVSATVDVGD, from the coding sequence ATGGCCACCGAATCCACCGTCGAGACGCTCGCCACCGACATCCTGGTGCTGGGCGCCGGCGGCGCCGGCCTCTGCGCGGCCCTGCACGCCGCCGATCGCTCGCCGCGCCTGACCATCACGGTGGCGGTGAAGGGCCTGCTCGGCCGCGCCGGCTGCACCCGCATGGTGCAGGGCGGGTACAACGCGGTGCTGCGGGGCCCCGACTCCATCGACGCGCATCTCGTCGACACCCTGCAGGGCGGCGCCTGGATCAACGACCAGGAGCTGGTGTGGACGCTGGTGAACGAGGCGCCGGGACGGCTGCTCGAGCTGGAGGGACGCTACGGCTGCTTCTTCGACCGCGATCCGGAGGGCCGGATCCACCAGAAGCCGTTCGCGGGGCAGAGCCACGACCGCACCATCCACAAGGGTGATCTCACCGGCATCGAGATCATGAATCGGCTCGCCGAGCAGGTATGGCGACGGCCGTCGATCCGCCCGCTCGAGGAGCATCGCGCGGTCGAGCTGCTGCGGGGTGAGGGCGGACAGGTGGGGGGCGCCCTGCTGCTCGACGTGCGCCGCGGCACCTTCCTGCTCGTGCGCGCCCGCGCCATCCTGCTCGCGATGGGGGGCGGGCCCACCATGTACAAGGTCGTCGCGTGCTCGGCCGACAAGTCTTCGGACGGCATCGCGCTGGCCCTGCGGGTGGGCGTGCGGCTGCGCGACATGGAGATGGTCCAGTTCCATCCCACCGGCCTCATCGTGCCGAACTCCCTCATGACCGGCGCGCTGCTCGAGGAAGGGCTGCGCGGGGCGGGAGGCCGGCTCCTGAACGGCCGCGGCGAGCGGTTCATGCAGCGCTACGACGGGGCGCGGCTGGAGCGCTCCACGCGCGACCTGGTCGCGCGCGCCTGCTACACCGAGGTGCAGCAGGGCCGGGGCACGCCCAACGGCGGCGTGTGGATCGACGTTTCGCACCTGGGCGCCGAGGTGGTGGAGCGAAATTTCCGCGGGATGGTCCGGCGCTGCCGCGACTTCGGGCGCGATCTGGCCCGCGAGCCGGTGGAGGTCGGCCCCACCGCGCACTTCATGATGGGCGGGGTCGTGATCGACCGCGCCTGCCGCACCGACACCGAAGGGCTCTTCGCGGCCGGCGAGGACTCGGGCGGCGTGCACGGCGCCAATCGCCTGGGCGGCAACGGGGTCGCCGAGTCCACCGTGTTCGGCGGCATCGCGGGCGACGTGATGGCCGACTACGTGGTGGGCCGCCTGCTGCCCCAGATTCCGGGCCCGATGGTGGAGGAGGCCTGCGGGGCCACCACCGCGCCGCTCGAGCGCTCCGAGGGCGAGAGCGTCTACCCGCTGCAGGCGCGGCTACGCCAGGTCATGTGGGAGCACGTGGGGCTCATCCGCACCGGCGAAGGGCTGAAGCTCGCGCTGAGCGAGATCGAGGACATCGGCCAGCGGCTCGACGGCATCGCGATCCGCGGCGGCGGCGCCTACAACGTCGCGTGGCAGGACTGGCTCAACCTCCAGAACCAGGCCACCACCGCCTGGCTGATCGCCCGCAGCGCGCTGGAGCGCACCGAGAGCCGAGGGTCGCACTATCGCCGCGACTTCCCGGACACCGCGAGCGACGCGGTGACGGTGCTCGCCGGCTACGAGGACGGCGCCGGGCCCAAGGTCTGGACCGAGCCGGTGCGCTACACCCGGATGAAGCCGGCGGCCGGGCGCGTCTCCGCCACCGTCGACGTCGGCGACTGA
- a CDS encoding TlpA disulfide reductase family protein: protein MIARGLLALLVVLGLAGPAGSADDIDRLLREMKLVAVPGERPPAIALSRVDGGKATLAEQQGKVVLVYFWATWCGYCRRELPAGVEKVVRQRKGQPFTVLAVNIEEPRDLVAGYVREAGITPPVLLDTSGAVARAYRVTATPTTYLIGRDGRLVARAAGTREWDGPAGRALLDALVAAPAK, encoded by the coding sequence GTGATCGCACGTGGGTTGCTCGCACTGCTGGTGGTGCTCGGGCTCGCCGGCCCGGCCGGCTCGGCCGACGACATCGACCGGCTGCTGCGGGAGATGAAGCTGGTGGCGGTGCCCGGCGAGCGTCCGCCCGCCATCGCGCTGTCGCGGGTGGACGGCGGCAAGGCCACGCTGGCCGAGCAGCAGGGCAAGGTCGTGCTCGTCTACTTCTGGGCCACGTGGTGCGGCTACTGCCGACGCGAGCTGCCGGCCGGCGTCGAGAAGGTCGTGCGCCAGCGGAAGGGCCAGCCGTTCACCGTGCTGGCCGTGAACATCGAGGAGCCGCGCGACCTGGTGGCCGGCTACGTCCGCGAAGCCGGGATCACGCCGCCGGTTCTGCTCGACACCTCCGGCGCGGTCGCGCGCGCGTATCGCGTGACCGCCACGCCGACGACCTATCTGATCGGGCGCGACGGGCGCCTCGTCGCGCGGGCCGCCGGCACCCGCGAATGGGACGGCCCGGCCGGCCGCGCCCTCCTCGACGCGCTGGTGGCCGCGCCCGCCAAGTAG